The segment CTATTTATTAAAACAACCattgaacaaacaaacaaaattctGTCGACACACGACAAACTTCAAACTATACAATtaagaactagattttgacccgcacgcccgtgcgggtgtatttttttataaaatatgttttttatatcaATATTAGAGTTGCACAAAAACTCAAATCCAAAATATCGAACTGATCCCGATCCATAAAGAAGTACCAAACCCGAATTAAAATTGactaaatatccaaattattcaaatttttgataCTAAAGATaactgaaaccgaatccgatccgaaccgaaatatttcggatacccgaatgtatttaaaaaatttatatacttatatatattatttctttagatttaatgtatataaaacatccaaaatatataacttgTTAGGTAAGGAACAATATTTTCTTAgtgtttctatattttaaaataactgaaGGTCAGTTAGTATAAAGTCCTTCATATTACagtatattttaacatatatgaAAGTTGATCTGTTTTGTTTGTTCGGCCGTAATGTGATGCACTCAATAAAtggtcatatatatattttatttaaggtaAATATAGATCCTACAATTTTGGTAAGTAAGTAatagttttctttgttttcatttaaaattaaatgcaGTGGcataaaattgtaatttttgaGGAAAACTAAGagatatttcaaatttgtacttcagttttaatagtttagatagtGTTATGAATATGAAATATAGTGTATAACATAATTGGTTAATAATTACTATGATAAGAAATAAAGTTAATTTACAGAAGAACTGTATCACATAAAATGGAAAGTACAATGAACAATTAATAGTATCGACCAACGTTCTAAAACGCGGACGCTTAGCAATTACTCGCCCGCCTATACGCTCGGCGGCAAGTGACCGCGGCGATTATAGCCAAACCGGCTCAACAACTCGGTTGACCAATTACTCGGTCAATGAACCGATTAATCGGCTTTAAACCGATTTTTAACCGCCTAAAACCCGCGTAAATTTTGACTATTGGACTACAAGTGGGCTTGCAATTGAAACCCAGATGTAAGTTATGGAGCGAATACTGAACGACTATATTTATAGGagtcttcatcatcttcctttcTTGTGTTTcaccgatgtgggactttgtttctttgtatgttttaaaactttttttgtctaaaattaAATGTGATGTTACTGGGGTCGAACCACCAACAATTTCACTGCCTCAATGTCATCCAACACCACTAAACCACATCATGTTTTAATGTGTAGGCATATGTTGTGCTATATATAAAcatacttttaattaaaaaataataatataatgcTAGCAATTAACTTTTGTTAaaccaataaatataaaattcaataataatatacaaaaactattaaatcctaatatatttataatatatatttaatttgaatattataataaataaaataataattaaattaatccCCGCGTATATCCCGATTAATTTCCGATTTTTTAGTAACTCGCTAGGCCTTGAGTCACCGCCCGACTAGCGCCTAGCGTAGTTTCGAACATGGGTATCGACAGGTTGCATGCTAGGTAATTTTCTCTACCTTTGGTAACAACATTAATTATTACTATTGTATTGATGGCGTGAAAGCCTTTTATTTAGTTAGTTTAGATATGTAGAATTAATATCAATGGCAGTCAATTGTAATATTTGTGCAACTATTAGGGCttaaatttatttgtacttcggccttaatagtttagatgtCCTTAAACTTTTGTCTGCTTTTCCAAACCTGTCAAGATCGACATTGAAGTTTAGTCCTTTTTGTTTGTTAGGTTAGGTAGATAATCTTTGTTCTTATCTTATCTTCACCGATATTTACTCTAACTAAAACCCCAAAATTTCGAATATTTGTTCCCTTCATTTATCAACTTGTAGAAAGTTATATTTATCCTATTTATAGCTGCGTAATTGATTTCCAGTATCCAATTTAAAATTCCCAGCAAGCTTTTAAAAAACGTAAATGAAACCTTGATTTCGAAGAAACGAAATAAAGCAAAAGGATACTTTTtcgtttaaacaaaatatttacttGAGAAACGGTTTATGTTTTGAACGTATAAAGTGAAGAGCTGAACAGTTTCATCACAAAAAACTCTCTAAACAAAGCATATGTGTATATCAGTATATGATTGTATTACATCAATATGATATAAGAATTATTAATCTAAtgaactttaatatatatacatattcaatTGCAGATTTTTATCCGAAAAATCCTCCTACAAACACACATACGCAGCTAAAAGGCAAGAAATAAAAAAGTCGCACGTATTCAAAGTCACTCGCCTTTTTATTAGACTTTTCAGTTATAATGGAAGTACAGTCtacattattaaattaaataaagataaaaaataaagaaaatgaaccGTGAAACACGATAAAAAAGATCATCAAttgttgttacaaaaaaaaaagaaaaagatcaaTCACTAGGAAACTTCCAGGAAGTTGCCAATGTATGGGTAACTCAACACACTCCACTCTCCCATTTAAACCTCCACACTCTCCTCTCCTTTCTTCTTCACACTTAAAAAAACTTTctccaaatcaaaaataaatctttttattttccgaAATGAAGTTCACCAAACTGAATCCAAAACGACTGTTCAGATCCAAAGACCGTTCCACGGTATCTAAATCCACcgcttcttcttcgtctttctCTTCCGGCGCCGCCGACGAGTGTAATAATAATCACTCCTCCGTCGTCACAGGCGGCTCCGTCACTCCGACTAGCATCCTCCCGGAGGAGGTCTCCGGCGCTCCTTCTCCTTACTCGTACGTCGAGATCCTCCAGGCGTTTAAGCTGATCGACAGAGACGACGACGGAGCCGTCTCGAGGCACGACCTCGAGTCGCTGCTCACGCGGCTCGGTCCCGATCCCCCGACGGAGGAGGAGATCGACGTCATGCTCAAGGAGGTGGACTGCGACGACGACGGAGACGGTACGATACGCCTGGAGAAGCTCGCCAGCCGCGTCGTGGTGGTCTCCTCGGACGATCGGTTTCGTGATGGCTCGGACGAGCTGAAGGAGACGTTCGAGTTCTTCGACGCGGATGGCGACGGTAGGATCTCGGCGGAGGAGCTTCTCCGAGTTTTCTCGGCCATTGGAGACGAGCGGTGCACGTTAGAGGAGTGCGAGCGCATGATAGCGGCCGTTGACGATGACGGTAACGGATTCGTGTGCTTCGCTGAGTTCTCGAAAATGATGGATCTCCAGAGATGATCTCTCTcttaattagtttattttgcacttctttttttttgtttttgttaatgaAGCTCTTTTTGCCCTAATACTAGGGTTATGAGTAATCGTTTGTTAAAGTTGGCACGAGATTCGAAGAACCGAATAAACGTTAATGAGAGATTGACTGATTAATCGCTTTGTCTTACGTTGCTTATTTCAAGATCATAATCTAACTTTAACTGTTGAGATGAAAATAATAGaatctgaaataaaattatgggagaatctattttaaaattgtctAGATCTAGACCATTTCTTTCAAGATGCACTTGCAGAGTTTGCAGCTTTTTAGGTTACTGTCGCATTTAGAAACAAgtgttttcagttttagtttgtCCATTTTATACCATTAATAGAGAGCTCAGACCATGTGACTAGGCACCGGAAGTGTTAGTAACTTTTTTATATACTCCACTAGATTGGAAAAGGAAAACAGCGGTTTATTAATCTGCCAGATTCTGAAAGGCatgttctttcttttcattGCTTATCATAAGATTCGTTTTTATTGTACTATTATTTTCTGCCTTATTAATCTTGCCAGATTCtgacactacaaaaaaaaggtagttttacatcatttattttgaatatttgcattagttataaatgatgtaaaagaGTTTTGCATCACTTAAATAAGtgactctgaaagtggtgatgcaaataatttacATCAATTCATTTAATAACTGatgcaaaaatataaattatttacatcaTTTACATTAATGATGTTATTATGTATCATTTATAATAAATGATGTTAGTTCTTACATCAACTATACTAAATGATGTAAGTATTtctatcatttaaaataatcgATTGTAATAATTTGTATCACTTATAAATAactgatttaaatttaatatcaattttaagaagtgattttaaaaaatgtatcaTTTACAATTACCGATTTAAAGTATTGTTATCATTTACTTATAATTGATGTTACATTTATTTCAGTTTTCACAAATGATTCTAATTAAATGTATCACTTATAAAAAgtgatgaaaatatttttttattttcgtatttattattaatattaaaatattatattttagaaaacgaatttttttttaataaaaacccaAATCTGAATTACTAATTAATCTGCAAGCATCTGATTTACATAATTCATCCATAATACAAAttcataaaacataaataaacaaacacTGCAGAAAAATGTTGCTAAACTAATGTTAATGATGATCACTAGCATAGTTTCCAACATTTGAATAGCCATGGACACCTGCATCATTCCGTTTCctgaaataaaacaatataacttGTTATGTATAATATGTTTGTAAacttgaatatatattttaacagtTACCAAAAAAACACACTTAAATATACTATTTACCAGATTAGGATTGGATGGAGTTGGTATGTTTGCGAATGATGGGTTTGGTATGTTAGCAAAAGCTACTGCAAAACTTGCAGCCCATGCTCTTGCCtacatattaattttaatgtattagcaatatacaaaaatatttaatgatatattttaacttatagactattattatattattaccTGTTCACCGGTTGAAGTACCAATTATTTGTTGAATGAAAGTTGTCATTCCCTTAACTTGATCTTTTAGTTCTTTCACCTCTGTCTGCAACCCAGCAACCATCTCAGAATTTTCTACCTCTTGTCTAGTTGCAGTACAACGTCTCACTAATTTTGATGGCGTGGGTCCTCGACCAACACAACGTACTCGTCCTGGACGCTCCGGACCAAAAACTTGAGCAAATTCATCATCCAATGTGGCTGTAACATTGCTTGTGCCATGAGGATTTTGATTCAACAAAGTTCTAAGCGCTTCCTAAGAAACATGCAAAAAGTAAATGTTAAACTAATTGGCAAAGAAacaatgaatgatgattttatataaaactaaccGCTCGTGTTTTTGCCTCTTCACATATAAAGCTTCCATCTGATTTCGTGCGCGTCTCAATAAAAAACTCTGCTCGACATGGAGTTTTTCCGGTTCTGATTGTCTtcataaaaacaataaacataattaatataataaactaGTTTTATATCATAACTATGTATGTTACTTACTATgtcatttctttttcttgagAAACTCTTTCTTCCACATACATGAGgcaaagtattttttttttggttctttgtATTCCTCTCTTGCATTTTCTGCAATCTAAAATGTACAAATAGTAAATGTGCTTGATATAgaaatataccaaaaaaaaaaaaaaaaattttaccttCCATTTTTCAGTAAATCTCATGTGCACGAAATGCTCCCATTGTTCTTCAGGAACATTATTTGGTCGATTCTGCAATGTTTGAAGTAGATCATTTCGCTTGTGTTCTTTCCAAAGACGTAGTTTGACATCTTTGCATCTGCTTCCTAATGCACTCATCACATATCCTTGTCTCATCGTTGGATCATCAAACCA is part of the Raphanus sativus cultivar WK10039 chromosome 5, ASM80110v3, whole genome shotgun sequence genome and harbors:
- the LOC108853566 gene encoding uncharacterized protein LOC108853566, giving the protein MDFMDSETQPPDDSQHLETSYNVPPPLAPECKSFKWKIQVIDSEGNVEGKMVTSKDVWKLQNSRVIVQFDENSGQPTGDSGGLLGSWLGQLSNDVNLLPINYSDWRMVNNHTKRKAWDVIQSKFWFDDPTMRQGYVMSALGSRCKDVKLRLWKEHKRNDLLQTLQNRPNNVPEEQWEHFVHMRFTEKWKKMQERNTKNQKKNTLPHVCGRKSFSRKRNDITIRTGKTPCRAEFFIETRTKSDGSFICEEAKTRAEALRTLLNQNPHGTSNVTATLDDEFAQVFGPERPGRVRCVGRGPTPSKLVRRCTATRQEVENSEMVAGLQTEVKELKDQVKGMTTFIQQIIGTSTGEQARAWAASFAVAFANIPNPSFANIPTPSNPNLVNSIFKCVFLVTVKIYIQVYKHIIHNKLYCFISGNGMMQVSMAIQMLETMLVIIINISLATFFCSVCLFMFYEFVLWMNYVNQMLAD
- the LOC108839083 gene encoding probable calcium-binding protein CML36 translates to MKFTKLNPKRLFRSKDRSTVSKSTASSSSFSSGAADECNNNHSSVVTGGSVTPTSILPEEVSGAPSPYSYVEILQAFKLIDRDDDGAVSRHDLESLLTRLGPDPPTEEEIDVMLKEVDCDDDGDGTIRLEKLASRVVVVSSDDRFRDGSDELKETFEFFDADGDGRISAEELLRVFSAIGDERCTLEECERMIAAVDDDGNGFVCFAEFSKMMDLQR